From the genome of Haloplanus vescus:
ACTTCCCCGTCCCGGGGGAGCCGATCATCATGACGTGCCGGCGCTGTTTGGCCGCCTTCATGACCACGTCGCGGGCGTGTTCCTGTCCGATGACCTGGTCGACGAGTCGGTCGGGGACCTGAATCTCCGCAGTCGAGTCTATCTGCAGGCCACCGAGGAGGCCGTCCTCCGCGTCCTCGTCGATTTCGGCATCTATCTGGACGTCGCTGCCGAGGTCCTCGATGGACCCCTCGTCCGCACCGTCACCGGCGTCAGGCTCGGGTTCCGGGTCAGACGGGACAGAGACGTCGTCTTCCCATTCGTCGGCCCCACCACGTTCGTCACGAGGCGAGTCACCGTCGACTCGCTCCGCACCGTCGGGCGGGCGCTCGTCCGTGTTCGTGTCGTCGTTCATAGAACGGTATCGTTGGTAGACCTGAAGGGGGCGCGCTTGATATACTTTCTCCCACACAGAATCAGTAGTGAGGCCCAGATTCGACGTTTTGGGGGCGTTTTCGGCCCGAATTCGAGCGTCGAGGTGTCTCGTCGAATTTATAAATGACCGCACGCACATCTATACCATGCGGGGGTTTTACATTGGCCGCTTTCAGCCGTACCACGACGGCCACCACCAGATGGTCAGCGAAATCGTCTCCGAGGTGGACGAACTCGTCCTCGGCATCGGGAGCGCTGGCCACTCTCACGGACGACGGAACCCGTTCACCGCCGGCGAACGCGTGATGATGGTCACCAAATCTGTCGACGAGTTCGACGTGACGACGTACGTCGTGCCCATCGAGGACCTCGACCGAAATTCGGTGTGGGTGAGCCACGTCCAGAGCATGACGCCCGCGTTCGACATGGCCTACTCCAACAACCCACTCGTCATCCAACTGTTCGAGGAAGCGGGCGTCGAAGTGCGCCAGTCACCCATGTTCAACCGCGACGTCCTCGAAGGGACCGAGCTTCGCGAGCGCATGGTCGAGGGCGGCGAGTGGAAGTCGCTGGTCCCCGAATCCGTCGTCGAGGTTATCGAGGAGATAAACGGCATCGAACGCATCCAGCGCGTGAGCGAAACCGACACCAACGGCGAATGATAACTCTCGCCTCCGACTTCGGAAGCCCCTATCCGGCCGCGATGAAAGGCGTCATCCTCCAGCAGAGCGACGCCCGACTGGTCGACGTGAGCCACGACCTGCCCCGCGGCGCGGTCCGCGAATCGGCGTTCTGGCTCCGCGAACTCCTCCCGGCCTTTCCCCCGGCGACACACCTCGCCGTCGTCGACCCCGGCGTGGGCACCGACCGGGGTGTCCTCGTCGCCCGCGCGGGCGAACACGTCTTGGTCGGGCCGGACAACGGCCTACTCGTCCCGGCGGCGCGGCGGTTGGCCGACGACGTGGACTGGTTCCACGCCGAAACCGACGACCCCAGTTCGAGCACCTTCCACGGCCGCGACGTGTTCGCACCGCTCGCGGCGACGGTCCACGAGACGGACACCCCCTTCGAGGCCCACGAGCGGTTGACCCGCATCGACGAACCGGTCGACTGCCGGCTCCCGGAGGCGACCGTCGAAGACGGTCACGCCCGCGGCTGGGTGCTCGCCGTCGACGACTTCGGCAACGTCGTCACGAACGTTCCCGGCGACTTCCTCGAAGAGAAAGCGGCGGTCCGCGTCAACGGCGAACGCGTGCCCGTCGGCGAGACGTTCGGCGCCGTCGACCCCGGCAGTCCGCTGGCCGTCGTCGGCAGTCACGGCTACGTCGAGTGCGACGTCAACGACGGCCGCGGCGACGAGTGGTTCGGTCTCTCGCCGGGCAACGACGTTCACATCGCCACCGATTGAGTCTCATCGCCAGTCGTACCGCGCGACGGCACGGTCGGAGCGGTCGGAGACGCCGTGCGGATTCCGGGCCGCCGAGCGGTCTTTCACGCGAGCGATCAGTCCGTCGGCGGCGCCGCGCGCGATGCCGCTGACGACGGAACGGCCGATGCCGAGCCACTCGGTCGGGTTCAAGTCCCCGCGGACCACGTCGCCCGCGGCGCTGACGGCGTCGCGAAGCGCCCGCCGACTCGGCCCCGTCGCCGCCGCGGGACGGAGGCCGTAGTTCTTCACGAGCCGATAGGTGAGGGCTCGAAACTCGGTGCCGTAGTCGGCGGACGCGTCGCCACCGTCAGCGGAGTACTCGCGGCGGACGCACATCTCGGGGCGCCACGCCACCTCGTAGTCGAGGCCGGCGAGGCGGTGGGCGACGTCGCGGTCACCGCCGGTCTCCAGATACTCGTCGAAGCCGTCGAGGGCGTCGAGAACGGTGTCGCGGAAGGCGACGTTGCCGCCGTTGAAGTGCGTCACGTGGCGAGAGCCGACGCGGCGGTGCTCGGACTCCTCGGTCGTCATCCCGCCTTCGAGCGTGCGGTGGGTCGGGCCGGTGACGACGGGGGCATCCGTGAGGCCGTCGGTCAAGCCGTCGAGCCACGAGGATTCGACCACGAGGTCGTGACGCAGCATCGCCACCACGTCACCGGTCGCGACCGACAGCCCGGCGTTGCGCGCGACGTTCTCAGTGCGGGTCGACACCTCGACCAACACGTCGACGTCGTCTCGGTCGCGAACCATCCCGGTAGTGCCGTCCGTCGACGGCCCGTTGACGACCACCACCTCCGCGTCCGGGGCGTGGGCCGCCAACGCGTCGAGCGCGGCCGCGAGTCGGTCACGCCCGTTGAGCGTCGGTATCACTACCGAGAGCGACATATCCGTCTACACCGACTCGGGGCGTATAACGGTTCCCTCTCGACACATCAGCGCGGCCGCGAGAACTGTCGTCGGGGGCGTCGCCGCCCCAGTCGGGCCACTATCAGACGCGGGTGTCCCAGTACGACACCGACGCGAGCTGTGTCCCGAGGGGCGTGTCGCCGATGGCGGTGTCGACTGTTCGGAACGCGTCGGCCAGCCGATTCGGAATCTTTCGGTAGAAACCGTACGGGAGGACGAAGTCGTGCTTGGAGTCGGCCAGCGTCAGGCCGGCGCCGTCGACGAGGCGGTGGACTTCGTCGCGCCCGTAGAGCCGCGACCCCATGGGTAGGAGCCAGTTGTAGAGCACGCGCGTGCTCCGGTCGTTGAACGTATCGAAGAAGACCTGGTCTTTGGAGACGCGACACATCTCCGAGAGGAACTTCGCCGGCGTGTCCGCGAGGTGGAAAAACCGCATCGCGAAGACGGTGTCGAAGTGGTCGTCCGGGAAGGGCAGGCGCGCGGCGTCGCCGCGGAGGAACTCGATGTGGTCGGCGACCCCCGCCGACCGCGCCTTCTTCCGGCCCTCCTCCAACATCGCGGAGGAGATGTCCAGTCCGACGATGTCGGCGCCGCGTTCGGCCAGCATGACGGTGAATCGGCCCGTGCCACAGGCGATTTCGAGGACGTTCCGGTCTTCGAGTGGACCGAGCGCTTCCAATACCGCCCGCTTTTCGCGGCGGTCGATGAGACGCCCACCGCGCGAGAATCGCTTGACGTCGTACTCTTGGGCAATCTCGTCCGCCTGGTACCACTCCGCTCCTTTCACGCTACGCGTCTCTCGGGCCGAAGACTAAAACCGTACTGGATGGCGGCGATTGGGACGCCAACCTCATTTTGTAATTAATGCCATATAAGGTGTTTCGTGTGTTTTCACGCATATGGAGATAACCTTTACCACTAACGACATGGACGACCATGTATGAGCACCACCGCAGCAG
Proteins encoded in this window:
- a CDS encoding class I SAM-dependent methyltransferase, whose product is MKGAEWYQADEIAQEYDVKRFSRGGRLIDRREKRAVLEALGPLEDRNVLEIACGTGRFTVMLAERGADIVGLDISSAMLEEGRKKARSAGVADHIEFLRGDAARLPFPDDHFDTVFAMRFFHLADTPAKFLSEMCRVSKDQVFFDTFNDRSTRVLYNWLLPMGSRLYGRDEVHRLVDGAGLTLADSKHDFVLPYGFYRKIPNRLADAFRTVDTAIGDTPLGTQLASVSYWDTRV
- a CDS encoding nicotinamide-nucleotide adenylyltransferase encodes the protein MRGFYIGRFQPYHDGHHQMVSEIVSEVDELVLGIGSAGHSHGRRNPFTAGERVMMVTKSVDEFDVTTYVVPIEDLDRNSVWVSHVQSMTPAFDMAYSNNPLVIQLFEEAGVEVRQSPMFNRDVLEGTELRERMVEGGEWKSLVPESVVEVIEEINGIERIQRVSETDTNGE
- a CDS encoding SAM hydrolase/SAM-dependent halogenase family protein, which codes for MITLASDFGSPYPAAMKGVILQQSDARLVDVSHDLPRGAVRESAFWLRELLPAFPPATHLAVVDPGVGTDRGVLVARAGEHVLVGPDNGLLVPAARRLADDVDWFHAETDDPSSSTFHGRDVFAPLAATVHETDTPFEAHERLTRIDEPVDCRLPEATVEDGHARGWVLAVDDFGNVVTNVPGDFLEEKAAVRVNGERVPVGETFGAVDPGSPLAVVGSHGYVECDVNDGRGDEWFGLSPGNDVHIATD
- a CDS encoding glycosyltransferase family 2 protein, translated to MSLSVVIPTLNGRDRLAAALDALAAHAPDAEVVVVNGPSTDGTTGMVRDRDDVDVLVEVSTRTENVARNAGLSVATGDVVAMLRHDLVVESSWLDGLTDGLTDAPVVTGPTHRTLEGGMTTEESEHRRVGSRHVTHFNGGNVAFRDTVLDALDGFDEYLETGGDRDVAHRLAGLDYEVAWRPEMCVRREYSADGGDASADYGTEFRALTYRLVKNYGLRPAAATGPSRRALRDAVSAAGDVVRGDLNPTEWLGIGRSVVSGIARGAADGLIARVKDRSAARNPHGVSDRSDRAVARYDWR